Proteins co-encoded in one Arachis stenosperma cultivar V10309 chromosome 7, arast.V10309.gnm1.PFL2, whole genome shotgun sequence genomic window:
- the LOC130940950 gene encoding interactor of constitutive active ROPs 4-like: protein MPRSRGSDLPQRHSPRGPHQLRTSSSDSDPLHHRPIADRSPKLGDRRSPRGAQSEALNQKKLGTRIADLESQLGQAQEELKMLKDQLALAEAAKREAQDELVKKAEKLEVPAVAEKFQEKCTSKNPLQESNNKTEATMLQDGVVPDENQEETDVFEVLIEKVAIEVAKPDQVQVEKETKSLEQDLTAPEISELNKPSVDELMKLKDDEIALLKSSLEEKVKQLETVNSENENLKNQLNETDSKVSAAATKEEEMKLQLNKLGEELEAGKSNADKLNEKLTTTEAEKEVLESEMKKLRVQTEQWRKAADAAAAVLAGGMDINGRIPERCGSMDKHFGGNFETPAGRYNGYVGSPGMADELDDGFGSVKRKGSGIRMFGDLWKKKGQK, encoded by the exons ATGCCAAGATCAAG GGGATCAGATTTGCCTCAAAGGCATTCACCTCGAGGTCCACATCAACTTCGGACATCGAGTTCCGACTCGGATCCATTGCATCATCGGCCAATCGCAGACCGCAGTCCAAAGCTAGGAGACCGGCGTTCGCCAAGAGGTGCTCAGTCTGAGGCACTGAATCAGAAGAAGCTAGGAACACGCATTGCAGATTTGGAATCGCAGCTAGGTCAAGCACAAGAAGAGTTGAAGATGTTGAAGGACCAGCTTGCTTTGGCAGAAGCTGCGAAAAGAGAAGCTCAAGATGAACTAGTCAAGAAAGCCGAGAAATTAGAAGTGCCGGCCGTGGCAGAGAAGTTCCAAGAAAAATGCACATCAAAGAATCCTCTTcaagaatctaacaacaaaacTGAAGCAACTATGCTTCAGGATGGTGTTGTACCAGATGAAAATCAAGAAGAGACTGATGTTTTCGAAGTCCTCATCGAAAAGGTAGCAATTGAAGTTGCCAAACCTGATCAAGTGCAAGTAGAAAAGGAAACTAAATCACTTGAACAGGACTTAACTGCACCCGAAATTTCGGAGCTGAACAAGCCTTCAGTGGATGAACTGATGAAACTAAAAGATGATGAgatagcattgctaaagtccaGTTTGGAGGAGAAAGTGAAGCAATTGGAGACCGTGAATAGTGAGAATGAGAATTTAAAAAACCAATTGAACGAAACGGATTCAAAAGTTTCGGCTGCTGCAACaaaggaagaagaaatgaagCTTCAGCTGAACAAATTGGGAGAAGAATTGGAGGCTGGAAAGTCCAATGCAGACAAGCTGAATGAGAAGTTGACAACTACAGAAGCCGAGAAGGAGGTGTTGGAATCAGAGATGAAGAAGCTGAGGGTGCAAACAGAACAGTGGAGAAAAGCTGCGGATGCGGCAGCTGCAGTGCTTGCAGGCGGCATGGATATAAATGGCAGGATCCCTGAGAGGTGTGGCTCCATGGACAAGCACTTTGGTGGCAATTTTGAGACACCAGCCGGAAGGTACAATGGATATGTTGGTTCTCCAGGTATGGCTGATGAATTGGATGATGGTTTTGGAAGTGTAAAGAGGAAGGGTTCTGGGATCAGAATGTTTggagatttatggaagaaaaagGGCCAAAAGTGA
- the LOC130940952 gene encoding uncharacterized protein LOC130940952: MGERKVLNKYYPPDFDPAKLPRARRPKNQQIKVRMMLPMSIRCNTCGNYIYKGTKFNSRKEDVIGETYLGIQIFRFYFKCTKCSAELTMKTDPQNSDYVVESGATRNFEPWRAEDEEADGLKRKRESEEMGDAMKSLENRTLDSKREMDILAALDEMKSMKSRHATVTVDEMLAALQRTSDDKEKRLEEEDEALIKSVVFHNSNDYVRRVRDEDIEEEEEVAQLSNGHVGTSSSSPKRQKPSKEPPGKATDALTKVSLDESGKQGNSHGGSAKPNPLVRISVIKKPVASDPKGVAEPEQKKTVDSNANSTGGLQSLCQSYGSDGDDSDQ, encoded by the exons atGGGAGAGAGGAAGGTGTTGAACAAGTACTACCCACCGGACTTCGATCCGGCGAAGCTTCCGAGGGCTCGGAGGCCGAAGAACCAGCAGATCAAGGTTCGCATGATGCTTCCCATGAGCATCAGATGCAACACTTGCGGCAATTACATCTACAAGGGCACCAAGTTCAACTCGCGCAAGGAAGATGTCATTGGCGAG ACATATTTGGGGATTCAAATTTTTAGGTTCTACTTTAAGTGCACTAAGTGCTCGGCGGAACTTACTATGAAAACTGATCCTCAGAACTCAGATTATGTGGTTGAATCTGGTGCGACCAGGAATTTTGAACCTTGGCGTGCTGAGGACGAGGAAGCTGATGGCCTGAAACGGAAGAGGGAATCTGAGGAGATGGGGGATGCAATGAAGTCTTTGGAGAATAGAACCCTAGATTCTAAAAGAGAGATGGACATCCTTGCCGCATTGGATGAGATGAAGTCAATGAAG TCTAGGCATGCGACTGTCACTGTTGATGAAATGCTAGCGGCCTTGCAACGTACATCAGATGATAAG GAAAAAAGActggaagaagaagatgaagcatTAATAAAATCAGTTGTCTTCCAT AATTCAAATGATTATGTTAGAAGAGTTCGTGATGAAGatattgaagaggaagaagaggtggCTCAGCTTTCAAATGGGCATGTTGGAACTTCCAGTTCTAGTCCAAAG AGACAAAAGCCTTCCAAAGAACCTCCCGGCAAAGCAACCGACGCGCTAACAAAGGTCAGTTTGGATGAATCTGGCAAACAAG GAAATTCCCATGGTGGCAGTGCAAAGCCTAATCCTTTGGTGAGGATTTCTGTTATTAAGAAACCAGTGGCTTCAGATCCAAAAGGTGTCGCAGAACCAGAGCAAAAGAAAACTGTGGATAGCAATGCAAATTCTACTGGGGGACTACAATCCTTGTGTCAAAGCTATGGAAGTGATGGTGATGATTCGGATCAGTAG